The following proteins are encoded in a genomic region of Comamonas resistens:
- the murG gene encoding undecaprenyldiphospho-muramoylpentapeptide beta-N-acetylglucosaminyltransferase — MTLPVQQNKQRTALVMAGGTGGHIFPGLAVAQELRARGWNVHWLGAPGSMESRIVPPQGFALETIEFGGVRGKGVKTLLQLPFKLAKAFSQARAVMKRVQPDVVIGLGGYLTVPGGLMAAMSGVPVVLHEQNSVAGMANKVVAKIARRVFTAFPNVFAKGEWVGNPLRQAFVDQAAPAQRFAGRSGPLKLLVVGGSLGAKALNEIVPQALALIPAEQRPQVTHQSGTAQIDALRANYQAAGVQAELTPFIEDTAKAFADADIIVCRSGASTVTEIAAIGAAAVYVPFPAAVDDHQTSNARFLVDAGAGWLQPQSTLSPQGLAEMLQNMQRATLLERAELAKKMQKIDATQKVVAACEELAA; from the coding sequence ATGACGCTTCCCGTTCAACAAAACAAGCAGCGCACCGCATTGGTGATGGCCGGAGGTACCGGTGGCCATATCTTCCCGGGCCTTGCCGTGGCGCAGGAGTTGCGTGCGCGTGGCTGGAATGTGCACTGGCTGGGTGCGCCGGGCTCCATGGAGTCGCGCATCGTGCCGCCGCAAGGCTTTGCGCTGGAGACCATAGAGTTCGGCGGCGTGCGCGGCAAGGGCGTCAAGACCCTGCTGCAGCTGCCGTTCAAGCTGGCCAAGGCCTTCTCTCAGGCGCGTGCCGTGATGAAGCGTGTGCAGCCTGATGTGGTGATAGGTCTCGGTGGCTATCTCACGGTGCCCGGAGGGCTGATGGCTGCGATGTCTGGCGTGCCCGTGGTGCTGCACGAGCAGAACTCCGTGGCCGGCATGGCCAACAAGGTGGTGGCCAAAATTGCAAGGCGCGTGTTCACGGCGTTTCCGAATGTATTTGCCAAGGGCGAGTGGGTGGGCAACCCGCTGCGCCAGGCCTTTGTCGATCAGGCAGCTCCGGCGCAGCGCTTTGCCGGCCGCTCAGGCCCGCTCAAGCTTCTGGTGGTTGGCGGCAGCCTCGGAGCCAAGGCGCTCAACGAGATCGTGCCCCAGGCCCTGGCCTTGATCCCCGCAGAGCAGCGGCCCCAGGTCACGCACCAGAGCGGTACGGCCCAGATCGATGCGCTGCGCGCCAACTATCAGGCCGCAGGTGTGCAGGCCGAGCTGACCCCCTTTATCGAAGACACGGCCAAGGCCTTTGCCGATGCCGACATCATCGTCTGCCGCTCGGGCGCCAGCACCGTGACCGAGATCGCTGCCATCGGTGCGGCAGCGGTCTATGTGCCTTTCCCGGCTGCTGTGGACGACCACCAGACGAGCAATGCACGCTTTCTCGTGGATGCAGGTGCAGGTTGGTTACAGCCGCAAAGTACTTTGAGCCCCCAAGGGTTGGCCGAAATGCTACAAAATATGCAGCGTGCGACGCTGCTGGAGCGCGCTGAACTAGCGAAGAAAATGCAAAAAATCGATGCCACTCAAAAGGTGGTTGCCGCTTGTGAGGAGTTGGCCGCATGA
- the ftsW gene encoding putative lipid II flippase FtsW — translation MTAAFLTSLSGRMRSWFRSAEDKPIDVLPVRVGGPQYDRPTRTPASVLGLDQALIWVVIGLLAWSLVMVYSASIAMPDNPRFGKIEPYHFLLRHSMSIGMAFVAALLAFQVPMNVWEKVARKLFVVSIVLLVAVLIPHVGTVVNGARRWLSLGIMNFQPSELAKFSILIYAADYMVRKMEVKERFFRAVLPMGLAVVVVGVLLLAEPDMGAFMVIVVISMGILFLGGVNARMFFIIALLVVLAFAMIIATSEWRRERIFAYLDPWDEKHALGKGYQLSHALIAIGRGEIFGVGLGRSVEKLHWLPEAHTDFLLAVIGEEFGLLGLLLIAVVFFWLTRRIMLIGRQAIALDRVFAGLVAEGVAIWMGFQAFINMGVNLGALPTKGLTLPLMSFGGSAILMNLIAIAVVLRVDYENKLLMKGGHA, via the coding sequence ATGACTGCCGCCTTCCTGACCAGCCTCTCCGGCCGCATGCGCTCGTGGTTTCGCAGCGCAGAGGACAAGCCCATAGACGTGCTTCCCGTGCGCGTGGGCGGGCCGCAGTACGACCGTCCCACCCGCACTCCGGCCAGCGTGCTGGGCCTGGATCAGGCGCTGATCTGGGTGGTGATCGGCTTGCTGGCCTGGAGTCTGGTCATGGTGTATTCGGCATCGATTGCGATGCCGGACAACCCGCGCTTCGGCAAGATCGAGCCCTATCACTTCCTGCTGCGCCACAGCATGTCCATTGGCATGGCTTTTGTGGCGGCGCTGCTGGCCTTCCAGGTGCCCATGAATGTCTGGGAAAAGGTGGCGCGCAAGCTGTTCGTGGTTTCCATCGTGCTGCTGGTGGCCGTGCTGATTCCGCATGTGGGCACGGTGGTCAATGGCGCGCGGCGCTGGTTGTCGCTGGGCATCATGAACTTCCAGCCGTCCGAGCTGGCCAAGTTTTCCATCCTCATCTATGCGGCCGATTACATGGTGCGCAAGATGGAAGTCAAGGAGCGCTTCTTCCGCGCCGTGCTGCCCATGGGCCTGGCCGTGGTGGTGGTCGGTGTGCTGCTGCTGGCCGAGCCCGATATGGGGGCCTTCATGGTGATCGTGGTGATCTCCATGGGCATTCTGTTCCTGGGCGGCGTGAATGCTCGCATGTTCTTCATCATCGCGCTGCTGGTGGTGCTGGCCTTTGCGATGATCATTGCGACCTCCGAATGGCGCCGTGAACGTATCTTTGCCTATCTCGACCCCTGGGATGAAAAGCATGCGCTGGGCAAGGGCTACCAGCTCTCGCACGCACTGATTGCCATCGGCCGGGGCGAGATCTTCGGCGTAGGCCTGGGCCGCAGCGTGGAAAAGCTTCACTGGCTGCCCGAGGCGCACACCGACTTCCTGCTGGCCGTGATCGGCGAGGAGTTCGGCCTGCTCGGGTTGCTGCTGATTGCGGTCGTCTTCTTCTGGCTGACCCGCCGCATCATGCTGATCGGCCGTCAGGCCATCGCACTGGACCGGGTCTTTGCCGGGCTAGTGGCCGAGGGCGTGGCCATCTGGATGGGCTTCCAGGCCTTCATCAATATGGGGGTGAACCTGGGCGCTTTGCCAACCAAAGGCCTGACCTTGCCGTTGATGAGTTTTGGCGGTTCGGCCATTTTGATGAATTTGATTGCGATAGCCGTGGTTCTCAGAGTCGATTACGAAAACAAGCTGTTGATGAAGGGAGGTCACGCATGA
- the ruvC gene encoding crossover junction endodeoxyribonuclease RuvC, translating into MRILGIDPGLQTTGFGVIDMDGQRLSYVASGTIRTHKMELGDLPGRLKVLFDGISEVAARYQPEVASVEIVFVNVNPQSTLLLGQARGAALTALVNANLTVSEYTALQMKKAVVGHGRAAKNQIQEMVKRLLQLPGLPGPDAADALGLAITHAHASAAMNLMAKSTDLHRKQHAMYRGGRVY; encoded by the coding sequence ATGCGCATTCTAGGAATCGACCCCGGCCTGCAGACCACGGGCTTTGGCGTCATCGACATGGACGGTCAACGGCTGTCCTATGTGGCCAGCGGCACCATCCGCACCCACAAGATGGAGCTGGGCGACCTGCCCGGTCGCCTCAAGGTGCTGTTTGACGGCATCTCCGAAGTCGCGGCCCGCTACCAGCCCGAGGTGGCATCGGTGGAGATCGTCTTTGTCAACGTCAACCCCCAGTCCACCCTGCTGCTGGGGCAGGCCCGGGGTGCGGCACTGACGGCCCTGGTCAATGCCAATCTCACGGTTTCCGAGTACACCGCGCTGCAGATGAAAAAAGCCGTGGTCGGCCATGGCCGCGCGGCCAAGAACCAGATCCAGGAAATGGTCAAACGTCTGCTGCAACTGCCCGGCCTGCCCGGCCCCGATGCAGCCGACGCGCTGGGGCTGGCCATTACTCATGCGCATGCCTCTGCCGCCATGAATCTGATGGCCAAGTCCACGGATCTGCACCGCAAGCAGCACGCCATGTATCGGGGCGGAAGAGTGTATTGA
- a CDS encoding cell division protein FtsQ/DivIB: MNRNLPTANVPFDVKLMNITATVMFMGCLAACVMAVGWWLMRTPAFNIGRIVVEGELVHNNAVTLRANVAPVLKGNFFTVDLKAAQHAFEQVPWVHEAQVRREYPNGLRVILKEHAAEAFWGPDTGTGLVDKSGEVFEANLGELDREGLPRLQGPEGSAPRVLQMYRALAPVLDPLKVSLDNLTLDNRGSWEMVLDNEAMVKLGGGTTEDVLQRVQRFVRTLSQITSQYKRTAEALESADLRYDDGYALRLKGVTTGSSAPAAPVRARR, encoded by the coding sequence ATGAACCGCAATCTGCCCACTGCCAACGTCCCGTTCGACGTCAAGCTCATGAACATCACCGCCACGGTGATGTTCATGGGGTGCTTGGCGGCGTGCGTGATGGCCGTGGGCTGGTGGCTGATGCGCACGCCGGCGTTCAACATCGGCCGCATCGTGGTCGAGGGCGAACTGGTGCACAACAACGCCGTGACACTGCGTGCCAATGTGGCGCCGGTGCTCAAGGGCAATTTCTTTACCGTGGATCTGAAGGCGGCACAGCATGCCTTCGAGCAGGTGCCCTGGGTGCATGAGGCGCAGGTGCGCCGCGAGTATCCCAACGGCCTGCGCGTGATCCTCAAGGAACACGCTGCCGAAGCCTTCTGGGGCCCGGATACCGGGACCGGTCTGGTGGACAAGAGCGGTGAAGTGTTTGAAGCCAATCTGGGTGAGCTGGACCGCGAAGGCCTGCCACGTCTGCAGGGGCCTGAGGGATCCGCTCCCCGCGTCTTGCAGATGTACCGGGCACTGGCTCCGGTGCTGGATCCGCTCAAGGTCAGCCTGGACAACCTGACGCTGGATAACCGCGGCAGCTGGGAGATGGTGCTGGACAACGAAGCCATGGTGAAGCTCGGCGGCGGCACCACAGAGGACGTGCTGCAGCGCGTTCAGCGCTTTGTGCGCACCTTGTCCCAGATCACTTCTCAATACAAACGCACGGCCGAGGCTCTGGAGTCCGCCGATCTGCGTTACGACGATGGCTATGCCTTGCGACTCAAGGGCGTGACCACTGGTTCCAGTGCCCCGGCAGCACCTGTGCGGGCAAGAAGATAA
- a CDS encoding D-alanine--D-alanine ligase has product MSVFGTNIDVKALGKVAVLMGGTSSEREVSLMSGSGVLAALQSKGVDAHKFDPAEQGLDQLKVQGFDRCFIALHGRYGEDGTVQGALELLGIPYTGSGVMASSIAMDKVMTKRIWRFEGLPTPDWRMVSSADETRAAFEALGAPMIVKPARDGSSIGLTKVMNAEECAKAYELAAQYDLEVLCEQFIAGDETTCPVLGSGASARALPVIRIVAPEGNYDYQNKYFTDTTQYHCPSGLPEQEELEIQRIVEKAFRTLGCRGWARADIMIRASDRKPFLLEINTSPGMTGHSLVPMAARASGVSYENLCLGILASSALDGEAEQP; this is encoded by the coding sequence ATGAGCGTGTTTGGCACAAATATTGATGTGAAGGCACTGGGCAAGGTTGCCGTGCTCATGGGCGGCACTTCGTCCGAGCGCGAGGTTTCGCTGATGTCGGGCTCGGGCGTGCTGGCCGCGCTGCAGTCCAAGGGCGTGGACGCCCACAAGTTCGATCCGGCAGAGCAAGGCCTGGATCAGCTCAAGGTGCAAGGCTTTGACCGCTGCTTCATCGCACTGCATGGCCGCTATGGTGAGGACGGCACGGTGCAGGGTGCGCTGGAGCTGCTGGGCATTCCCTACACCGGCTCGGGCGTGATGGCTTCCAGCATCGCCATGGACAAGGTCATGACCAAGCGCATCTGGCGCTTTGAAGGCCTGCCCACTCCCGACTGGCGTATGGTCTCGTCGGCCGACGAAACCCGCGCTGCGTTTGAAGCGCTGGGTGCTCCCATGATCGTCAAGCCTGCGCGCGACGGCTCCAGCATCGGCCTGACCAAGGTGATGAATGCCGAGGAATGCGCCAAGGCCTATGAGCTGGCAGCCCAGTACGACCTGGAAGTGCTGTGCGAGCAGTTCATTGCCGGTGACGAAACCACCTGCCCCGTGCTGGGCAGCGGCGCCAGTGCCCGTGCCTTGCCGGTGATTCGCATCGTGGCACCCGAAGGCAACTACGACTATCAGAACAAGTATTTCACCGACACCACGCAATATCACTGCCCGAGCGGGCTGCCCGAGCAGGAAGAGCTGGAGATCCAGCGCATTGTGGAAAAAGCCTTCCGCACCCTGGGCTGCCGTGGCTGGGCGCGTGCCGACATCATGATCCGCGCCAGCGACCGCAAGCCTTTCCTGCTGGAGATCAATACATCGCCGGGCATGACCGGGCATTCTCTCGTCCCCATGGCTGCGCGAGCCTCCGGCGTGAGCTATGAAAACCTGTGCCTGGGCATTCTGGCCAGCAGCGCACTGGATGGAGAAGCGGAGCAGCCATGA
- the ftsZ gene encoding cell division protein FtsZ, with protein sequence MPIDMIEVEEFNQGTQIKVIGVGGGGGNAVDHMIERSVQGVEFITANTDAQALLRSRAHRTIHLGGSGLGAGSKPDKGREAAELAVEDIRAAIEGAHMLFITAGMGGGTGTGASPVIARVAKEMGILTVGVVTKPFEWEGGRRMQNADAGLSELEANVDSLIVVLNEKLLDVLGDDISQDEAFAHANDVLKNAVGGIAEIINEYGHVNVDFEDVRTVMGEPGKAMMGTAKAAGPDRARIAAEQAVACPLLEGIDLSGAKGVLVLVTAAKGSLKLSESRLAMSTINAYASPDAHVIYGAAYDDSLGDEIRVTVVATGLSRPNARRQNIQVVQGGLRTGTDNVAVGLPPLGGMDYGTANTNVPSVWRTNRTQASERVSALASGGMDDVEIPAFLRKQAD encoded by the coding sequence ATGCCAATTGACATGATTGAAGTTGAAGAGTTCAACCAAGGTACGCAGATCAAGGTGATCGGCGTCGGCGGTGGCGGCGGCAATGCCGTCGACCACATGATTGAACGCAGCGTGCAAGGCGTTGAGTTCATCACCGCCAACACGGACGCGCAGGCTCTGCTGCGCAGCCGTGCTCATCGCACCATTCATCTGGGTGGCAGTGGTCTGGGTGCAGGCAGCAAGCCTGACAAGGGTCGCGAAGCTGCTGAGCTGGCTGTGGAAGACATTCGCGCTGCCATCGAAGGCGCGCACATGCTCTTTATTACGGCCGGCATGGGTGGTGGCACAGGTACGGGCGCATCTCCTGTGATCGCGCGCGTGGCCAAGGAAATGGGCATTCTGACGGTGGGTGTGGTGACCAAGCCTTTCGAATGGGAAGGCGGTCGCCGCATGCAGAACGCTGACGCCGGCCTGTCCGAGCTGGAAGCGAATGTGGACTCGCTGATCGTGGTGCTCAACGAAAAGCTGCTCGATGTGCTGGGTGACGATATCTCCCAGGATGAGGCTTTTGCCCATGCCAACGACGTTCTCAAGAACGCCGTGGGCGGCATTGCCGAAATCATCAACGAGTACGGCCATGTGAACGTCGACTTTGAAGACGTGCGCACCGTGATGGGCGAGCCCGGCAAGGCCATGATGGGCACGGCCAAGGCCGCAGGTCCCGACCGCGCTCGCATCGCTGCCGAGCAGGCCGTGGCCTGCCCGCTGCTGGAAGGCATCGACCTGTCCGGCGCCAAGGGCGTTCTGGTGCTGGTGACGGCCGCCAAGGGCAGCCTGAAGCTGTCCGAATCGCGTCTGGCCATGTCCACCATCAATGCCTACGCTTCGCCCGATGCGCATGTGATCTACGGCGCCGCCTACGACGACTCGCTGGGTGATGAAATCCGCGTGACCGTGGTGGCTACAGGCCTGTCGCGTCCCAACGCTCGTCGCCAGAACATCCAGGTGGTGCAAGGCGGTCTGCGTACCGGTACCGACAACGTGGCTGTGGGCCTGCCTCCCCTGGGCGGCATGGACTACGGCACGGCCAACACCAATGTGCCCAGCGTCTGGCGCACCAACCGCACCCAGGCTTCGGAGCGCGTGAGCGCACTGGCGTCTGGCGGTATGGACGACGTGGAGATCCCGGCGTTCCTGAGAAAACAAGCCGACTGA
- the murC gene encoding UDP-N-acetylmuramate--L-alanine ligase, which translates to MKYAIHHIHFVGIGGAGMSGIAEVLHNLGYVISGSDLSDSATLRRLASLGIKTFVGHAADNILGAEAVVTSTAVQGSNPEVIAAREKKIPVVPRALMLAELMRFKQGIAIAGAHGKTTTTSLVTSVLAEAGLDPTFVIGGKLNSAGANAKLGHGDYIVVEADESDASFLNLLPVMAVVTNIDADHMETYGHDFGRLKQAFVDFLHRMPFYGRAILCIDSPAIREILPQVARPVTTYGFAEDAQVRAINVRAEAGRMRFTVKRQLGEHVYPDLEVVLSLPGEHNVLNALSAVAVAMELEISDEALLRALDGFKGVGRRFQRYGDLPASHGGSFTVIDDYGHHPVEMAATLAAARGAFPGQRLVLAFQPHRYSRTRDCFEDFVKVIGNADSVLLTEVYAAGETPIVAADGRSLARALRVAGKVEPVFVEDINELPAAIAANAQAGDVLLCMGAGSIGSVSGKLVEMLSKNERAAQKGQAQ; encoded by the coding sequence ATGAAATACGCCATTCATCACATTCATTTTGTCGGCATTGGCGGCGCCGGCATGAGCGGTATTGCAGAGGTTCTGCACAACCTGGGCTACGTGATTTCGGGCTCCGACCTGTCTGACAGTGCCACGCTGCGACGTCTGGCCAGCCTGGGTATCAAGACCTTTGTGGGTCATGCCGCAGACAATATTCTGGGCGCCGAAGCGGTGGTGACATCCACGGCGGTGCAAGGCAGCAACCCCGAGGTGATTGCCGCTCGCGAGAAGAAAATCCCCGTCGTGCCCCGCGCACTGATGCTGGCCGAGCTGATGCGCTTCAAGCAGGGCATTGCCATTGCCGGCGCGCACGGCAAGACCACGACCACCAGCCTGGTGACCAGTGTGCTGGCCGAAGCCGGGCTGGACCCGACCTTCGTGATTGGCGGCAAGCTCAACAGCGCCGGTGCCAATGCCAAGCTGGGTCATGGCGACTACATCGTGGTCGAGGCCGACGAGTCCGATGCTTCGTTTCTGAATCTGCTGCCCGTGATGGCTGTCGTCACCAATATCGACGCCGACCACATGGAAACCTACGGCCATGACTTCGGCCGTCTCAAGCAGGCGTTTGTCGACTTTCTGCACCGCATGCCTTTCTACGGCCGTGCCATCCTGTGCATAGACAGCCCTGCGATCCGCGAAATCCTGCCCCAGGTGGCGCGCCCCGTGACCACTTACGGCTTTGCCGAAGATGCCCAGGTGCGCGCCATCAATGTGCGTGCCGAAGCCGGCCGCATGCGCTTTACCGTCAAGCGCCAGCTGGGCGAGCATGTCTACCCCGATCTTGAGGTAGTGCTGAGCCTGCCGGGCGAGCACAACGTGCTCAACGCACTGTCGGCCGTGGCAGTGGCCATGGAGCTCGAAATCTCCGACGAGGCGCTGCTGCGCGCGCTGGACGGCTTCAAGGGCGTGGGCCGCCGCTTTCAGCGCTATGGCGATCTGCCCGCCAGCCACGGCGGCTCGTTCACCGTCATTGACGACTACGGTCACCACCCCGTGGAAATGGCGGCCACGCTGGCTGCGGCGCGTGGCGCCTTCCCGGGGCAGCGTCTGGTGCTGGCCTTCCAGCCGCACCGCTACAGCCGTACGCGCGACTGCTTTGAGGACTTTGTGAAGGTCATAGGCAATGCCGATTCCGTGCTGCTGACCGAGGTCTATGCGGCGGGCGAAACACCGATCGTCGCCGCCGACGGCCGTTCCCTGGCCCGTGCGCTGCGCGTGGCAGGCAAGGTTGAGCCCGTGTTTGTGGAAGACATCAACGAGCTGCCCGCGGCAATTGCCGCCAATGCACAGGCCGGCGATGTGCTGCTGTGCATGGGCGCGGGCTCTATCGGTTCGGTGTCCGGAAAATTGGTTGAGATGCTCTCGAAAAATGAGCGGGCTGCGCAGAAAGGACAAGCGCAATGA
- a CDS encoding RcnB family protein: protein MTSRWTTRILSASIAACMGLGSLAAYAQPGPPPGHGKNDMRHGGHHDDRGRNDHRNDRRHDSRYDRHDGHRGAGPNHNWVRGSRVPPQYRGYNYVVNDWRGHRLSAPPRGYHWIQNGNDYLLVAIATGVIASLVLGNY from the coding sequence ATGACATCTCGCTGGACAACCCGCATTCTTTCCGCTTCCATTGCAGCCTGCATGGGGCTGGGCAGCCTGGCCGCCTATGCCCAGCCAGGCCCGCCTCCGGGCCATGGCAAGAACGATATGCGCCATGGTGGTCATCATGATGACCGTGGTCGTAATGATCATCGCAATGATCGCCGTCATGATTCCCGCTACGACCGCCATGATGGCCACCGCGGCGCCGGCCCCAATCACAACTGGGTGCGTGGCTCGCGTGTGCCGCCGCAGTACCGAGGCTATAACTATGTGGTCAACGACTGGCGCGGACACCGCCTGTCGGCCCCGCCACGTGGCTATCACTGGATTCAGAACGGCAATGACTACCTGCTGGTGGCCATCGCCACGGGCGTGATTGCTTCCTTGGTGCTGGGCAACTATTAA
- the ftsA gene encoding cell division protein FtsA, which translates to MAREYKDVIVGLDIGTAKVMAVVAEVMSNGELKLAGLGVAPSNGLKRGVVVNIDATVQSIQQALKEAELMADCKIQRVCTGITGSHIRGLNSSGMVAIKDKEVSATDMARVMETAKAINISSDQRLLLVEAQEFVIDGQEVREPIGMSGIRLEAKIHIVTGAQSAAENIIKCVRRCGLEVEQLLLNPLAAAQAVLTDDERELGVAVVDIGAGATDVAIFTGGAIRHTAVIPIAGDLITSDIAMALRTPTKDAEDIKVESGYAKQLLADPDAQVEVPGLGDRSPRMISKQALAGVIEPRVEEIFSLVQQVIRESGYEEVLSSGIVLTGGSAVMPGMIELGEDIFLKPVRRGLPKYSGALADMVAQPRAATVMGLLDEARLARMRGYKVAQKSGSMKTAFGRFKDFIVGNF; encoded by the coding sequence ATGGCAAGAGAATACAAGGATGTGATTGTTGGGCTGGATATCGGCACGGCCAAGGTCATGGCGGTGGTGGCCGAGGTCATGTCCAACGGCGAACTCAAGCTGGCGGGCCTGGGCGTTGCGCCCAGCAACGGCTTGAAGCGCGGCGTGGTCGTCAATATCGATGCCACGGTGCAAAGCATCCAGCAGGCCTTGAAGGAGGCCGAGCTGATGGCCGACTGCAAGATCCAGCGCGTCTGCACGGGCATCACGGGCAGCCATATCCGCGGTCTCAACTCCAGCGGCATGGTGGCCATCAAGGACAAGGAAGTCTCGGCCACCGACATGGCGCGTGTGATGGAGACCGCCAAGGCCATCAATATCTCCTCCGATCAGCGCCTGCTGCTGGTGGAAGCTCAGGAATTCGTGATCGACGGCCAGGAGGTGCGCGAGCCCATCGGCATGAGCGGCATCCGCCTAGAAGCCAAGATCCATATCGTGACCGGTGCGCAGAGCGCGGCCGAGAACATCATCAAGTGCGTGCGCCGCTGCGGTCTGGAAGTGGAGCAGCTGCTGCTGAACCCGCTGGCTGCAGCCCAGGCCGTGCTGACCGATGACGAGCGCGAGCTTGGCGTGGCCGTGGTCGATATCGGCGCGGGCGCGACCGACGTGGCCATCTTCACGGGCGGCGCGATTCGTCACACGGCCGTGATTCCGATCGCCGGTGACCTGATCACCAGCGACATCGCCATGGCCCTGCGCACGCCCACCAAGGACGCCGAGGACATCAAGGTCGAAAGCGGTTATGCCAAGCAGTTGCTGGCCGACCCCGATGCCCAGGTCGAGGTACCGGGCCTGGGCGATCGCAGCCCCCGCATGATCAGCAAGCAGGCCCTGGCCGGCGTGATCGAACCCCGAGTCGAGGAAATCTTCTCGCTGGTGCAGCAGGTGATCCGCGAGTCGGGTTACGAAGAGGTGCTGTCCTCGGGCATCGTGCTCACGGGCGGCAGCGCCGTCATGCCCGGAATGATCGAGCTGGGCGAAGACATCTTCCTCAAGCCCGTGCGCCGTGGCTTGCCCAAGTATTCGGGTGCGCTGGCCGACATGGTCGCCCAGCCTCGTGCCGCCACCGTGATGGGCCTGCTCGATGAAGCGCGCCTGGCACGCATGCGTGGCTACAAAGTGGCCCAGAAGAGCGGCTCCATGAAAACCGCTTTTGGCCGGTTCAAGGACTTTATCGTGGGGAACTTCTGA
- the lpxC gene encoding UDP-3-O-acyl-N-acetylglucosamine deacetylase codes for MLQQRTIKTISRAVGVGLHSGQRVELTLRPAQPDTGIVFRRVDLPEPVDIPISAEAVTDTRMASTIGTGGAKVHTVEHLMSAIAGLGIDNLYVDITAEEVPILDGSSSSFVFLLQSAGIELQKAPKRFIRIKSPVEVREGEGQNLKWARFDPYHGFKLRFEIDFAHPAVDSTGQCVEFDMGLDNYTRDIARARTFGFTKDVEMLRNNGLALGGGLDNAIVMDDYKVLNSDGLRYDDEFAKHKILDAIGDLYLIGKPILGAYSAFRSGHGLNNKLLRAMMEQPETWEIMTFESERQAPQGFAMPAQAW; via the coding sequence ATGCTTCAGCAACGCACCATCAAGACCATTTCCCGTGCCGTAGGCGTGGGTCTGCACAGCGGCCAGCGTGTCGAGCTGACGTTGCGTCCTGCCCAGCCTGATACCGGCATCGTGTTCCGTCGGGTGGATTTGCCTGAGCCTGTGGATATTCCCATCTCCGCCGAGGCCGTGACCGATACGCGCATGGCGTCCACCATAGGCACGGGCGGTGCCAAGGTGCATACGGTCGAGCATCTGATGTCGGCCATTGCGGGCCTGGGTATAGACAACCTCTACGTGGACATCACGGCCGAAGAGGTGCCGATTCTCGATGGCTCCTCGTCCTCGTTCGTGTTTCTGCTGCAAAGCGCCGGCATCGAGCTGCAGAAGGCGCCCAAGCGCTTTATCCGTATCAAGAGCCCTGTGGAAGTGCGCGAAGGCGAGGGCCAGAATCTCAAATGGGCGCGCTTCGATCCCTATCACGGTTTCAAGCTGCGCTTTGAAATCGACTTCGCTCACCCCGCCGTGGATTCGACTGGCCAATGCGTGGAGTTCGACATGGGGCTGGACAACTACACACGCGATATTGCACGCGCCCGCACCTTTGGCTTTACCAAGGATGTGGAGATGCTGCGCAACAATGGCCTGGCGCTGGGCGGCGGGCTGGACAACGCCATCGTCATGGACGACTACAAGGTCCTCAACAGCGACGGTCTGCGTTATGACGACGAGTTTGCCAAGCACAAGATCCTCGATGCGATCGGTGACCTGTACCTGATCGGCAAGCCCATTCTCGGTGCCTACAGCGCGTTTCGCTCGGGCCACGGCCTCAACAACAAGCTGCTGCGCGCCATGATGGAGCAGCCCGAGACCTGGGAGATCATGACCTTCGAGAGCGAGCGTCAGGCGCCCCAGGGTTTTGCCATGCCCGCGCAGGCATGGTGA